In Strigops habroptila isolate Jane chromosome 7, bStrHab1.2.pri, whole genome shotgun sequence, the following are encoded in one genomic region:
- the DRD5 gene encoding D(1B) dopamine receptor gives MLRGGRSPLPPATGPPSGAREPVGAPGAAQVAAGSLLALLILWTLFGNVLVCAAIVRYRHLRSKVTNIFIVSLAVSDLLVAVLVMPWKAVAEVAGYWPFGAFCNVWVAFDIMCSTASILNLCVISVDRYWAISSPFRYERKMTQRLALVMISVAWALSVLISFIPVQLNWHKGGDLVAAGDIGDGFGTGWAAAGAVTTWTEDMSTTWVALAAMRPSDGTSDSNDTLTAPSESCDSSLNRTYAISSSLISFYIPVAIMIVTYTRIYRIAQVQIRRISSLERAVEHAESCRSSHIDCHHHTSLKSSIRKETKVLKTLSVIMGVFVCCWLPFFILNCVVPFCESSPSDPHAGLPCVSETTFNIFVWFGWANSSLNPIIYAFNADFRKVFSNLLGCGQFCSGTPVETVNISNELMSYNQDTLFHKEMVTAYVNMIPNVVDCEENREDPFDRISQISPDHEIATDSACELDCEGEISLGKITPFTSNGLH, from the coding sequence ATGCTGCGGGGCGGCCGGAGCCCGCTGCCGCCGGCGACGGGACCCCCCAGCGGGGCGCGGGAGCCGGTGGGCGCTCCTGGGGCGGCGCAGGTGGCGGCGGGCAGCCTGCTGGCTCTGCTCATCCTCTGGACCCTCTTCGGGAACGTGCTGGTGTGCGCGGCCATCGTCCGCTACCGGCACCTGAGGAGCAAGGTCACCAATATCTTCATCGTCTCCCTCGCTGTCTCGGACCTGCTGGTGGCTGTGCTAGTCATGCCCTGGAAGGCGGTGGCAGAGGTGGCTGGGTACTGGCCCTTTGGGGCTTTCTGCAACGTCTGGGTGGCTTTCGATATCATGTGCTCCACGGCCTCCATCCTGAACCTGTGCGTGATCAGCGTGGACAGGTACTGGGCTATTTCCAGCCCTTTCCGCTATGAGAGGAAGATGACCCAGCGGTTGGCGCTGGTGATGATCAGTGTGGCATGGGCTTTGTCTGTGCTTATCTCCTTTATCCCTGTCCAGCTCAACTGGCACAAAGGTGGGGATCTTGTGGCTGCTGGTGATATTGGAGACGGGTTTGGCactggctgggcagcagcaggtgcTGTTACCACTTGGACAGAAGATATGAGCACCACATGGGTGGCATTAGCAGCAATGAGACCCTCTGATGGGACCTCTGACAGCAATGATACCCTCACTGCGCCATCAGAGAGCTGTGACTCCAGCCTCAACAGGACTTACGCTATTTCATCCTCCTTGATCAGTTTTTATATTCCGGTGGCTATCATGATAGTTACCTACACTCGAATCTACCGCATTGCCCAGGTGCAGATTCGTCGTATCTCTTCCCTGGAGAGGGCAGTCGAGCACGCAGAGAGCTGCCGGAGCAGCCACATTGACTGCCACCATCACACGAGCCTCAAGTCCTCCATCAGGAAAGAAACCAAGGTATTGAAGACTCTCTCCGTCATCATGGGCGTCTTTGTCTGCTGCTGGTTGCCATTCTTCATCTTGAACTGCGTGGTTCCCTTCTGCGAGAGCTCACCCAGTGACCCCCACGCTGGCCTTCCCTGCGTCAGTGAGACCACCTTTAATATCTTTGTCTGGTTTGGTTGGGCCAACTCCTCCCTCAATCCCATCATCTATGCCTTCAATGCTGACTTTAgaaaggtcttctccaaccttCTGGGATGTGGTCAGTTTTGCTCTGGTACTCCAGTGGAGACTGTTAATATAAGCAACGAGCTTATGTCTTACAACCAGGACACCCTTTTCCACAAGGAGATGGTGACGGCTTATGTTAACATGATCCCAAATGTGGTTGACTGTGAGGAAAATCGTGAGGACCCTTTTGATAGGATCTCCCAGATCTCCCCTGACCATGAGATTGCAACTGACTCTGCCTGTGAGCTGGACTGTGAGGGGGAGATTTCACTAGGCAAAATAACACCTTTCACTTCAAATGGTTTACATTAA